A single region of the Plasmodium malariae genome assembly, chromosome: 7 genome encodes:
- the PmUG01_07050400 gene encoding fam-l protein: MKKKTKLLFLIKIAAFILSTWRSNYASNLNVLKKYLDENHSNVRKLDTRIYQLLLKYKQNHDSRILGLQEVIPYNGENEGNHICSNEKRHEERKKSSNKSSLNNLRIHRHGKKNKCCIFATNKYSHLERKIFKELDYQNFLKNNRIIRNKLYERIIFKKYGLRLSLPLLLFSLLSISLILDLFFKCGLINGLFQFLRSNSLTNWMKGFNESSLFKPIRELCKITYGRTTKSTIITHFFGIIIYIIPFIILGVTLISGIIYYHNKVKKFEKFKFRNR; encoded by the exons atgaagaaaaaaacaaaactattgttcttaataaaaattgcaGCATTTATCCTTTCAACATGGAGAAGCAACTATGCCAGTAATCTG aatgtgcttaaaaaatatttggacGAAAATCACAGTAATGTTAGAAAATTAGATACAAGAATTTATCAATtactattaaaatataagcagAATCATGATTCACGTATTTTGGGCTTACAAGAAGTTATACCATATAATGGAGAGAACGAAGGAAATCATATATGTAGTAATGAAAAAAGGCAcgaagaaagaaagaaatcaTCAAATAAaagttcattaaataatttgagAATTCATAGACATggtaagaaaaataaatgttgtATTTTTgcaacaaataaatattcccatttggaacgaaaaatatttaaagaactgGATTACCagaattttcttaaaaacaacAGGATAATTAGAAATAAGTTGTAcgaaagaataatatttaagaaatatgGATTACGACTTTCTCtacctttattattattttcattattatcaatATCTCTAATATTAgatctattttttaaatgtggACTTATAAATGgactttttcaatttttgaGAAGTAATTCTTTAACTAATTGGATGAAGGGTTTTAATGAatcttcattatttaaacCCATAAGGGAATTGTGCAAAATTACTTATGGAAGAACCACGAAATCTACTATtattacacatttttttggtataataatatatattatacctTTCATCATATTAGGTGTTACTCTTATATCGGGGATTATTTACTACCAtaataaagttaaaaaatttgaaaaatttaagtttAGGAATAGGTAA